The Pseudomonas solani genome segment CACCCGCGCACCGCTGCGCAGCTCGGCGAGCTGGATGAAGTAGCCGAAGGTCACCCAGACATCCAGGTTGCCGTTCTGGAAGGCGGCGAAACCGTCCTGGGGCGTCAGGGCGAAGGGCTGGATGTCGCCCAGGGTCAGGCCCTGCTCCTTGAGCGCGCGCAGCAGCATGTAGTGCGAGGAGGTGGAGCGGATGTAGCCCACGCGCTTGCCCGGTAGCTCCGCCAGGGACTGCATGGTCGAGCCCTTGGGCACCACGAAGGCCTGGTTGTTGACGTCGCCGGTGAGCACGGCGATGAGCTTCACCGGCGCCTGGTTCTTGATGCCGAAGATGGGTGGGATCTCGCTCATGGGCGCCAGGTCCAGGGTGCCGCTGATCAGCGCTTCGAAGCCGAGGTTGCCGCCGTTGAACTCGGCGTACTTCACCGCGTAGGGCGGACGTTCGATGCCCGCCTCGTCGAAGAAGGTGGGCGCCGCGCCCTTGTAGGTGGCCACGTTGAGGCCCAGGCCGTTCCAGTCCCGGGCGAAGGCCGTGGGCAGCGTGCAGGCGAGCCCGGCCAGGGCGGAATACTGGAGGAAGTGACGGCGGTTCATGAGTGCTCCTTGCAATCAGTCGAGGAAGTCGGGCTCGTCGCGCAACAGGCGGTCCCAGTACGGCTGGAAGCTGAACCAGCCGCCGAATTCGGTGCCCACCTGGCGCGCGGTGTGCTGCGCCACCTCCGGCGGGATGGGGCGCGGCGTGCCGGCGGCCTCGGCCAGCAGCTGGGCGTGGGCGGCGTTGTCCAGGGCGATGAAGCGCCACACCGCCGCTTCCACCGTGCGGCCGACGGTGAGCAGGCCGTGGTTCTGCAGGATCAGCGCGACGTTGCTCGGCCCCAGGGTGGCGGCAATGCGCGCGCCCTCGCTGGCTTCCAGCACCACGCCGGTGAAGTT includes the following:
- a CDS encoding ABC transporter substrate-binding protein; the encoded protein is MNRRHFLQYSALAGLACTLPTAFARDWNGLGLNVATYKGAAPTFFDEAGIERPPYAVKYAEFNGGNLGFEALISGTLDLAPMSEIPPIFGIKNQAPVKLIAVLTGDVNNQAFVVPKGSTMQSLAELPGKRVGYIRSTSSHYMLLRALKEQGLTLGDIQPFALTPQDGFAAFQNGNLDVWVTFGYFIQLAELRSGARVLRTGQGYLSGNYVIAANQRAIADPDKRAAIEDYVQREYRSWQWVQHNPEAWATKSEKILGIPREVFLAQYKAQSGPRVLQAVDDAAVRSQQEVADTFFEAGVLPQRLDVAPLWDRSFSWG